From the Peromyscus leucopus breed LL Stock chromosome 8b, UCI_PerLeu_2.1, whole genome shotgun sequence genome, one window contains:
- the Trim65 gene encoding tripartite motif-containing protein 65: MAAQLVEDQVTCSICLDRYRDPVTLPCGHSFCGGCMQDSWRCWEKTCPECRQPFPEGTKLCRSVTLSTLLKTLPLELQAQAAAIPLPEPGADHGARCPRHGRPLEFFCRTDGLCVCSACTVHECRHHERALLDVERRVREDQLRARAAVARQQVTQAETQLQELQQQSSQIESSACTLTSVVSSRFSSLLQALEKLQASTLRNIEVAKKQALDQALREIQRLTEHLEVLSQYDHGVQALLGQVDDSSFFQELQQLSEPVESSGPLTTPQWDEEQQLSSVNEMLGPLCELLLEEKPPRVAGKAARAGPVAVGPSAPVSSAVCPLRKKLWQNYRNLTFDPDTANQYLYLSHKDQQVTHHFQAQGPARPGSFELWQVQCTQSFRTGQHYWEVRTSDHSVTLGITYPKLSRRKVGTHTDNIGRGPSSWGLCIQEDSIQAWHNGKAQRLHGVPGRLLGIDLNLTAGYLTFYSLEPQTQRLHTFHAVFSQPLFPVFWLLEGRTLTLCHQPEAKPPPGPREEASALI; this comes from the exons ATGGCCGCTCAGCTGGTGGAGGACCAAGTGACCTGCTCCATCTGCCTGGATCGCTACCGCGACCCGGTGACGCTGCCTTGCGGCCACAGCTTCTGCGGAGGCTGCATGCAGGACTCGTGGCGCTGCTGGGAGAAAACATGCCCCGAGTGTCGCCAGCCCTTCCCCGAGGGCACCAAGCTGTGCCGCAGCGTGACACTGAGCACCTTGCTGAAGACGCTGCCTCTCGAGCTGCAGGCGCAGGCGGCCGCCATCCCGCTCCCGGAGCCCGGCGCCGACCACGGCGCACGCTGCCCGCGCCACGGGAGGCCGCTCGAGTTCTTCTGCCGCACCGATGGCCTCTGCGTGTGCAGCGCTTGCACAGTGCACGAGTGCCGCCACCACGAGCGGGCGCTGCTGGACGTGGAGCGCCGCGTTCGAGAG GACCAACTGAGAGCTAGAGCGGCGGTTGCCCGGCAACAGGTCACCCAGGCTGAGACCCAGCTTCAGGagctgcagcagcagagcagccagATCGAG AGTTCAGCCTGCACCCTGACCTCAGTGGTCTCCAGCAGATTCAGCAGCCTGCTACAGGCGCTGGAGAAGCTTCAGGCCTCGACACTGAGGAACATAGAGGTAGCCAAGAAGCAGGCTCTGGACCAGGCTCTGAGGGAGATACAGCGGCTAACCGAGCACCTGGAGGTCCTGTCCCAGTATGACCACGGTGTCCAGGCTCTCCTGGGGCAAGTGGATGACTCCAGCTTCTTCCAG GAATTACAGCAGCTCTCTGAGCCTGTGGAGTCCTCCGGGCCACTGACCACTCCGCAGTGGGATGAAGAGCAGCAGCTGAGCAGCGTGAATGAGATGCTTGGCCCGCTATGTGAACTCCTCCTTGAAGAGAAGCCCCCCAGGGTGGCAGGCAAAGCTGCCCGTGCTGGCCCTGTGG CCGTGGGTCCTTCGGCACCAGTCTCCAGCGCCGTGTGTCCACTGAGGAAGAAACTCTGGCAGA ATTATCGCAACCTGACCTTTGACCCGGACACTGCCAACCAGTACTTGTACTTGTCCCACAAGGACCAGCAGGTGACACACCATTTCCAGGCCCAGGGCCCAGCCAGGCCAGGCAGCTTCGAGCTGTGGCAGGTGCAATGTACCCAGAGTTTTCGGACTGGACAACACTATTGGGAGGTACGCACCTCTGACCACTCTGTGACGTTGGGCATCACCTACCCAAAACTATCACGCCGAAAGGTGGGGACCCACACAGACAACATCGGCCGTGGGCCTTCCTCCTGGGGCCTTTGCATCCAGGAGGACAGTATCCAGGCCTGGCACAATGGCAAGGCCCAGCGCCTGCATGGGGTGCCTGGACGTCTCCTGGGCATCGATTTGAACTTGACCGCTGGCTACCTCACCTTCTACAGCCTCGAGC
- the Mrpl38 gene encoding 39S ribosomal protein L38, mitochondrial, with amino-acid sequence MAAPWWRAALFASGRCRGLSTSASLRRRTPPLGPMPNEDIDVSNLERLEKYRSFERYRRRAEQEARAPHWWRTYREHFVKETDPRDKIDIGLPPSRVVRTQQLQDRKRFIRELRANVEEERAARLRTASIPLEAVRTEWEKTCGPYHKQRLAEYYGLYQDLFHGATFVPRVPLHVAYAVGEEDLVPVYHGNEVTPAEASQAPEVTYEADKDSLWTLLLTNLDGHLLEPDAEYIHWLLTNIPSNRVAEGQETCPYLPPFPARGSGFHRFVFLLFKQDKPINFSEDTRPSPCYQLAQRTFRTFDFYKKHQEAMTPAGLAFFQCRWDDSVTHTFHQLLDMREPVFEFVRPPPYHPKQKRFPHQQPLRYLDRYRDSHEPTYGIY; translated from the exons ATGGCGGCGCCCTGGTGGCGTGCCGCGTTGTTCGCGAGTGGGAGATGCCGGGGCTTGAGCACCTCGG cctccctccGCCGCCGGACACCTCCTCTCGGGCCTATGCCCAACGAGGACATTGACGTGAGCAACCTGGAGCGGCTGGAGAAGTACCGGAGCTTCGAGCGGTACCGCCGCCGGGCGGAGCAGGAGGCGCGGGCCCCGCACTGGTGGCGGACCTACCGGGAGCATTTCGTGAAGGAGACAG ATCCCAGAGACAAAATTGACATTGGACTGCCCCCATCTCGGGTCGTTCGGACTCAACAGCTACAGGATCGGAAACGTTTTATAAGGGAGCTTCGAGCCAACGTAGAAGAAGAGCGGGCAGCCCGCCTCCGCACAG CCAGCATCCCACTGGAGGCAGTGCGGACCGAGTGGGAGAAGACCTGCGGTCCCTACCACAAGCAGCGTCTGGCCGAGTATTATGGCCTCTACCAAGACCTGTTCCACGGGGCCACGTTTGTGCCCAGGGTCCCCCTTCATGTGGCCTATGCTGTGGGAGAAGAGGACCTGGTCCCAGTGTATCATGGCAATGAAGTGACTCCAGCCGAG GCTTCCCAGGCCCCAGAGGTGACCTATGAGGCAGACAAGGATTCCTTGTGGACACTACTACTTACCAACTTGG ATGGACACCTGCTGGAGCCAGATGCCGAGTACATTCATTGGCTGCT GACCAACATCCCAAGCAACAGGGTGGCTGAAGGACAGGAGACATGTCCCTACCTCCCCCCCTTCCCTGCTCGAGGCTCTGGCTTCCACCGCTTTGTCTTCTTGCTCTTCAAGCAGGACAAGCCAATCAACTTCTCTGAGGACACCCGACCCTCACCCTG CTACCAGCTGGCCCAGCGGACCTTCCGCACTTTTGATTTCTACAAGAAACACCAGGAAGCCATGACTCCAGCTGGCCTAGCTTTCTTCCAGTGCCGCTGGGATGACTCAGTCACCCACACCTTCCATCAGCTTTTAG ACATGCGGGAACCTGTGTTTGAATTTGTGCGACCACCCCCTTACCACCCCAAACAGAAGCGCTTCCCTCACCAGCAGCCCCTACGCTATCTGGATCGATACAGGGACAGTCATGAGCCCACTTACGGAATCTACTGA